TCATTAAAACTTTAATTTTATCTTGAATTTGATCTTGAATTTGATCTTTTAATTGTTCATCCTTTTCTTTTTCAAACATTTCTTTTAATGTTATTATTTTATTTATTATTTCTAGTTTTGTTTCCATTTTTATTTTTTTATATTAAAGTTTAAATTAAATGTGTATCAGAATAAATCAAATTTTATTCTTTTTTTATATTTTATAATAGATCATTTTACATAATTTCATCTAAATAATCTTATTACATTATCTATTATTGAATTTTTGATTCATGTAATCTTATTTATCTCTTTTGTTTTATATCATCTTTCGAATAATTCTAATATTCTTTCATTTCTTTCTGATTTTTCTTCATAGAAATCGAATTTAATGACTTCTAAGCTATTTAATTGTTCTATATAATATCTTTTATCCTCTGTTATACTAGAATCTCTTAGATATATCATAGAATACTTAATTAGATTGTAATTTATAGAATCTATTACTCATTCTTTAAAGAATATTTCACTTTTATCTTTAATTAACTCAAATCATCTTCTATTATCAGATAATTTCTTATGTGTTTCTAATATATTAAGTATTTCTTGTCAAACATGATATGAAGCCACAACATCTCTTACACAACTTAAATTTATTAGATTATCATATCAAGTATTATAAATACTTTTACTAAATTTAATCATTTTATCAGTTTCTTCTTTCCTGAAATTTTCTCTTCTATTATATCATTCTTCTAATACGTTATATTCGTCCATATAAGTCTGTTCTATTTCTAGTATATATGTTTCATCAGATCATATTAACTCTTCTAGAACACTAAATTCGAATGATTTATAACCATGTTTATCAAGATCTTCTTGAAAAGGATTATTTTTATTTGTAAAATGTTCTTCCCACCTCACTAAATCTCTATTAGTTTTACCAATGTAATTTTTATTAGTTTCTG
The genomic region above belongs to Candidatus Woesearchaeota archaeon and contains:
- a CDS encoding GIY-YIG nuclease family protein → MENNTTIIYRIYNTETNKNYIGKTNRDLVRWEEHFTNKNNPFQEDLDKHGYKSFEFSVLEELI